A stretch of Pseudomonas sp. LRP2-20 DNA encodes these proteins:
- a CDS encoding carboxyl transferase domain-containing protein, whose protein sequence is MATLHTQINPRSAEFARNSAAMLEQVQALRGLLAQVAQGGGPKAQERHTSRGKLLPRERIDRLLDPGSPFLEIGQLAAHEVYGEDVPAAGVIAGIGRVEGVECMIVANDATVKGGSYYPLTVKKHLRAQTIALQNRLPCIYLVDSGGANLPRQDEVFPDREHFGRIFFNQANMSALGIPQIAVVMGSCTAGGAYVPAMADEAIMVRQQATIFLAGPPLVKAATGEVVSAEDLGGADVHCRTSGVADHYADNDEHALAIARRSVANLNWHKLGKLQRQAPVAPLYNADELYGVVPADAKQPFDVREVIARLVDGSVFDEFKALFGTTLVCGFAHLHGYPVAILANNGILFAEAAQKGAHFIELACQRGIPLLFLQNITGFMVGKKYEEGGIAKHGAKLVTAVACAQVPKFTVIIGGSFGAGNYGMCGRAYDPRFLWMWPNARIGVMGAEQAAGVLAQVKREQSERSGQAFSAEDEARLKQPILDQYEHQGHPYYSSARLWDDGVIDPAQTRDVLGLALSAALNAPIEQSRFGIFRM, encoded by the coding sequence ATGGCTACCTTGCACACCCAGATCAACCCGCGTTCGGCGGAGTTCGCCCGCAACAGCGCGGCCATGCTCGAACAGGTCCAGGCCCTGCGCGGCCTGCTCGCCCAGGTGGCCCAGGGCGGCGGGCCCAAGGCCCAGGAACGGCATACCTCGCGTGGCAAACTGCTGCCGCGCGAACGCATCGACCGCCTGCTCGACCCAGGCTCGCCGTTCCTCGAGATCGGCCAGCTGGCCGCCCATGAGGTATACGGCGAAGACGTGCCGGCCGCAGGCGTGATCGCCGGCATCGGCCGCGTCGAAGGCGTGGAATGCATGATCGTGGCCAACGACGCCACGGTCAAAGGCGGCTCCTACTACCCGCTGACGGTGAAGAAGCACCTGCGCGCGCAGACCATCGCCCTGCAGAACCGCCTGCCATGCATTTACCTGGTGGACTCCGGCGGCGCCAACCTGCCGCGCCAGGATGAAGTGTTCCCCGATCGCGAGCACTTCGGGCGGATCTTCTTCAACCAGGCCAACATGAGCGCGCTGGGCATCCCGCAGATCGCCGTGGTGATGGGCTCGTGCACCGCGGGCGGCGCCTACGTGCCGGCCATGGCCGACGAAGCGATCATGGTGCGCCAGCAGGCGACCATCTTCCTCGCCGGGCCGCCGTTGGTGAAAGCCGCCACCGGTGAAGTGGTCAGCGCCGAAGACCTCGGCGGGGCCGATGTGCACTGCCGCACCAGCGGCGTCGCCGACCACTACGCCGACAACGACGAACATGCCCTGGCCATCGCCCGGCGCAGCGTCGCCAACCTCAACTGGCACAAGCTCGGCAAGCTGCAGCGCCAGGCGCCGGTGGCGCCGCTGTACAACGCCGACGAGCTGTATGGCGTGGTCCCGGCCGATGCCAAGCAGCCATTCGATGTGCGCGAAGTGATCGCGCGGCTGGTCGACGGCTCGGTGTTCGATGAGTTCAAGGCGCTGTTCGGCACCACCCTGGTGTGCGGTTTCGCCCACCTGCATGGCTACCCGGTGGCGATTCTGGCCAACAACGGCATCCTCTTCGCCGAAGCCGCGCAAAAAGGCGCGCACTTCATCGAGCTGGCCTGCCAGCGCGGCATCCCGCTGCTGTTCCTGCAGAACATCACCGGCTTCATGGTCGGCAAGAAGTACGAGGAAGGCGGCATCGCCAAGCACGGCGCCAAGCTGGTCACCGCCGTCGCCTGCGCCCAGGTGCCGAAGTTCACGGTGATCATCGGCGGCAGCTTCGGCGCCGGCAACTACGGCATGTGCGGCCGCGCCTACGACCCGCGTTTCCTGTGGATGTGGCCCAACGCGCGGATTGGCGTGATGGGCGCCGAGCAGGCCGCCGGGGTGTTGGCCCAGGTCAAGCGCGAGCAGAGCGAACGCAGCGGCCAAGCCTTCAGTGCCGAGGACGAGGCCAGGCTCAAGCAGCCGATCCTCGACCAGTACGAGCACCAGGGCCACCCCTACTACTCCAGCGCCCGCCTGTGGGACGACGGTGTCATCGACCCGGCGCAGACCCGCGACGTGCTTGGCCTTGCGTTGTCAGCCGCGTTGAACGCGCCGATCGAACAGAGCCGCTTCGGCATTTTCCGGATGTGA